The Neofelis nebulosa isolate mNeoNeb1 chromosome X, mNeoNeb1.pri, whole genome shotgun sequence genome has a segment encoding these proteins:
- the FRMD7 gene encoding FERM domain-containing protein 7 isoform X2, with protein sequence MVKFFPVDPGHLREELTRYLFTLQIKKDLALGRLPCSDNSTALMVSHILQSELGDFHEETDKKHLAQTRYLPNQDCLESKIMHFHQKHVGRSPAESDILLLDIARKLDMYGIRPHPASDGEGMQIHLAVAHMGVVVLRGNTKINTFNWAKIRKLSFKRKHFLIKLHSNILVLCKDTLEFTMASRDACKAFWKTCVEYHAFFRLSEEPKSKPRTLLCSKGSSFRYSGRTQRQLLEYGKKGRLRSLPFERKHYPSQYHERQCRSSPDLLSDVSKQVEDLRLAYGGGCYRTANGVRASEPVLDGRRRSSAAEVTFAAAPERSKPEADPALLHQSQSSSSFPFLYTDPDPRDYFEGRSPLSSFQPSCKLADNHMSTPAGLTSEVSPARRLTYTDVPYIPCTGQQVSIMPPQVFFYVDRPPQVPRRSPTLAGERERPDSSPGPTATKPAKRSPRNVRMKSFQQDFEELQEAMARTSGRSNINIDLEAEDPNLEDAFACNIQEQAPKRSQSQSDMKTIRFPFGSEFRPLGPCPTLSRKADFFPYMFAEQELPTVLMDQGASERYIASESSDSESEILKSDYYSLYGKGIRSPMARIRLSSGSLQLDEEDEDVSFSTPTAEDRTLLKPCNYFLA encoded by the exons CAGAACTGGGAGACTTTCATGAAGAAACAGATAAGAAACATCTGGCACAAACCCGATACTTACCAAACCAAGACTGTTTAGAGAGCAAGATCATGCATTTTCATCAGAAGCACGT CGGCAGGAGCCCGGCTGAATCGGACATTCTGCTACTGGATATAGCAAGGAAGCTGGATATGTACGGCATCAGGCCTCACCCCGCCAGTGATGGCGAAGGGATGCAGATCCACCTGGCTGTTGCTCACATGGGAGTAGTGGTGTTACGG GGAAATACAAAGATCAATACTTTCAACTGGGCTAAAATCCGCAAGCTGAGTTTTAAGAGAAAGCATTTTCTCATCAAACTTCATTCCAACATTTTG GTGTTGTGCAAGGACACCTTGGAGTTCACCATGGCCAGCCGAGATGCCTGCAAGGCTTTCTGGAAGACTTGTGTGGAGTACCATGCTTTTTTCAGACTTTCTGAAGAGCCCAAATCAAAGCCCAGAACCCTACTCTGCAGCAAGGGCTCCAGTTTCCGCTACAG CGGAAGAACCCAACGGCAGCTTTTGGAATATGGAAAGAAAGGGAGGTTGAGGAGCTTACCATTCGAGAG GAAACATTACCCATCTCAGTACCATGAACGGCAGTGCAGGTCATCACCAGACCTCCTCTCTGATGTATCAAAACAA GTGGAAGATTTGAGACTAGCGTATGGCGGCGGATGCTACCGAACCGCGAATGGGGTGCGAGCCTCGGAGCCCGTGCTGGACGGTAGGAGGAGGAGCTCCGCGGCCGAGGTGACGTTTGCCGCCGCGCCAGAGCGGTCCAAACCAGAGGCGGACCCCGCATTGTTACATCAGTCCCAGAGCagttcctctttcccttttctttacacAGACCCCGATCCCAGAGACTACTTTGAGGGAAGGAGTCCTCTGAGCTCCTTTCAGCCAAGCTGTAAGCTTGCTGACAATCACATGAGCACACCTGCCGGCCTCACAAGTGAAGTGAGCCCAGCGAGGCGGCTGACTTACACAGATGTGCCCTATATACCTTGTACTGGCCAGCAGGTCAGTATTATGCCTCCCCAAGTCTTTTTTTACGTGGACAGACCACCCCAGGTGCCCAGACGGTCTCCCACCTTggcaggggaaagggaaaggccAGACAGCTCTCCAGGGCCCACTGCAACGAAGCCAGCCAAAAGGAGCCCAAGGAATGTCAGAATGAAGAGCTTTCAGCAAGACTTTGAAGAACTCCAAGAAGCTATGGCCAGGACCAGTGGTAGGAGCAACATCAACATAGATCTGGAAGCGGAAGACCCAAATTTAGAAGATGCGTTTGCATGTAACATTCAAGAGCAAGCTCCCAAACGATCCCAGAGCCAATCAGATATGAAAACAATCCGTTTTCCTTTTGGGTCTGAATTTAGACCTTTGGGGCCTTGTCCTACTCTGAGTCGTAAAGCTGACTTTTTCCCATATATGTTTGCAGAGCAGGAGCTTCCAACAGTTTTAATGGATCAGGGAGCATCAGAAAGATACATAGCTAGTGAATCCAGTGATTCAGAATCAGAAATTCTTAAATCGGACTACTACTCTTTGTATGGCAAAGGGATAAGGTCACCCATGGCCAGAATCCGCTTATCTTCTGGTAGTCTACAGCTAGATGAAGAGGATGAAGACGTTTCTTTCAGTACACCGACTGCTGAAGACAGGACTTTGCTAAAACCGTGTAATTACTTTTTAGCTTAG